In Campylobacter showae, the genomic stretch GATTTTATACAAAAACGGTCAAGGTGTAAAACAAGATTACCAAAAAGCTGCCCAGCTATATCAAAAAGTTTGTGAAGGGGGAGAGCTTAGGGGTTGCTTTAACTTAGGGATTTTATACAAAAACGGTCAAGGTGTAAAACAAGATTACCAAAAAGCTGCCCAGCTATATCAAAAAGTTTGTGAAGGGGGAGAGCTTAGGGGTTGCTTTAACTTAGGGATTTTATACAAAAACGGTCAAGGTGTAAAACAAAATTACCAAAAAGCTGCTGAGCTATATCAAAAAGCTTGCGATGGGGGAGAGGCTTTGGGTTGCGCCAGTTTAGGTGTTTTATACGAATACGGTCAAGGTGTAAGACAAAATTTCCCTACCGCAAAAGAGTACTACGGCAAAGCCTGCGATCTAGGGCTTCAACTAGGGTGTGATAATTATAGAGAGCTAAATGAAAAAGGCTACTAGCGTTAGATCCGCGGTCGGTTTCTTGCCGATTAACGGGGACGCTAATCACGATTTCCGCTGCTTTACCAAACTGCATTTGTAGTTTTTTAAGGCGCAATTACTAAAATATCGAAGTAGACGTTAAGAGATCTTACAAGCAGCGGCGCAGGTCGTATCTATCCGCTTAATTTTCTAAGCCGCATTTTCAAGACAAATTTCTATCTCCAAAATGCGGCAAATTTACAAAGTCAAATTTAAACCCGTAGCGAGCTAAGTAAATTTAGCTCGCTCTAGGCAAATTTAAGCTTTTAATCCAAAAGATTAAAACGCCCAACTAAATTTGGCGTTTACGCCGTTTGATTTTACGTTGCTGCCGTATGCTCCAACATAGCTAAGGCCGACTCTAAAATTTCTGGTAAATGCAGCCTCTATACCAAGCTCGGTAGTGGCTAGATCTTTTAGCTTTTCGCCCTCTAGTTTAGTTGCGCCAAGGCCTGTAACGTTCATATGAGCGCTCGGGGTTTTATCGCCTAGGAAGCGGTTGTAGGCTACATCGGCTTTTGCCACTAGGCCTACGCCGTCCATGGTAAATGCGATACTAGGTTTTACGCCCACGCTTGCGACTTGTAAATCTCTATCCTCGTTTCTAATCTGCACCAAAGAATTTGCCACATCGTCGTTTTTAAAGCGGATATAGGTTAGCCCTGCATAAGGTTCTAGGCTAAAGCCGTTTTCATAGCTTAACCCCGTATAGGCGACCTGGGTAAATGCGCTGATAGCGGACGCATCGGCGTCTTTATACTCGTAAGCCAAAGGAGTGTATGAGTTAACGACTCTTTTTTCTTGATCAAATTTCGAGTAGATAGCGCCTAGGCTGATTTTGATAGGATCAAGTCCTATATCGCCGTAGATACCCGCATGCGCGTCTTTGCTTTTTACAGCTTTGCTATCGCCTAGCTTGTGGTTTGTTTTGCCAAGGCCTACGAATACGCCTGCTTTTGAGCTATCGCCTACCAGAAAATCAACGCCCACTAGATTTGTAAATGCGTTCGTGCCTAGTCTGCCGCCGGCGTTATTGTCAGAAGTTACCCTGCTTGCGCTGCTAAGTAACCAAAGCTCGACTCCCGTGTCGATATCGGCTCTTTTAGCGCCGTTTTTGTTTTTAACCGAATTTGCTAACACAAACGAGTCTACGGCGGAGTTATTTTGCGCTTTAAAGTCTAGATCGTTTGAAAACGCGCCAAAGTATGCCGCCGCTACGCTATGAGTGGCTCCTAGCATAGACGAATAAATAGCGCTGCTAGGATTTGCCTCGACCAATCTAGCAAACGACTTCTCGGCGCTAGTAGAGGCTACCTCCTCCATGCTTTTGCCTTTTTGCAAAGAAAGAGCTAAATTTGAGCCGCTAACAGTTTCTTTAGTGGTTTTAAAGAACGCATAGCTATCCTCGACGTTAGCTAAATTTACTCCCGCGAAGTTTCCGCTTGCGCTTACGGTTTTCTTTAGAGTCGGATTTGCGGCCAAATTTGCAAGCTCGGCGTTTGATAGCATAGCCGCTTTCAATAAAGAGCCCTCTTTAAAGGTTAAATTTAGATTATGAGCGCCGTCGTTAACTACAAATGCGCCGCCCGCGTTTATAACGGCGTTAACTTGCGTAGCGTCGCTTGCCTTGGTCGTGCTTACAAAACCGCCCGCACTTGGAGTTTGGTAAGTAAGAGCGTTTAAAACTTCAAACTCACCGCCTTTGTGGACGTTTATGCTTCTTGAAGAAGAGATTGATTGATTTAAGGCTGAAATTTTACCGCCGTATATATTTACCGCTCCGGTAAAGCTATTATCTCCGGCAAGAGTCAAAGCGCCGTCTCCTCTTTTAGTTAGCGAGCCCTCATAGCCTTCCGCCGCTCTTGCAGCTCTAGCCTGCTCTCTTGCAGCTTCAAAGGTCATCTCGGCTTTTTCTTCTGCGCTCAAATTTGACTTGGCATTAAGAGCCGCTTTTCTAGCCGCCCAAGCCGCAGCGTCGCTATCGTCCTCGGTTTTTCTAAATTTGATGGCGACGTCTGAGATGTTATTTGTCCAGATATCGTTTTGATTCATAGTAACGTCGAAGTTTCCTAAGAACTGCCCAGGACCAAACATCGCCTTGCCAAGATCGAGTATGCCCCAACCCCAGACGTTGCTAGGTACGCCCTCGCCGTCGCTACCCCAACGCTCTAGCATGCCGCCTGCACCGTGACCGGCTCTTAGCGTCCTTTGTCTGGCCGTAGTCAGCATCGTTTCTCTAATCTGAGGCATACTCATATACGGATAGCGCTGCATTATGACGCCCAAGGCTCCGCTAACGTGAGGAGCGGCCATAGAAGTACCGCCGGATGATTTATATATAGCCTTGCCGTATGTCGCATTGTCGGTAAGCTCGACGTATGCGGAATAAATCTCTTCGGCCGGTCCGGCGATCGTCCACCACTTCGAGTGTCCGGCGAGGTTAAATTCCTGAATATCCGAGGAAGCCTTATGTCCTCTTATGTATTCGTTAGAATCATTAGGATAGCCATCCGCGCCGGTTTGACCTGTGACATTGATCCAGTAGTCCTCAGCATCCGGCCTAAAATAAGGCAATGCCGCGCGAGTGAAAGATTCGGCCATCAAGCTTCTGTTTCCGGCCGTAAATACCTGGATAACCCCTCTTTTTACCGCTACTTCGTAAGCTGCATCTAAAAAGCTTTTTTCGCCGCTAGTTACGAACTGATAATAAGCCTTTTTAGCCTCGTTCATATCTTTTAAATTTATATGGTCTTTTGCTGCGGTAGTTTGATTGGCTACCGTCACGTCGTAAAATTCCACATCGTATTCGGGTACGGCTCGCCAGCCATAAGTAGGCTTATATCCCAGCGCGCCCGCAAAAGAGGAATTTACGCGCCTATTAGAACCCCAGCTATTGTTTATCACCTTTGCGCCCGCGTCAGCCAAGGCAGTGTAGCCTTTTAAGAAATAGTTGTAGTCTTGGTTTGGCCCGTACGTCATATTATCGTTGCCGCCGGTATTTGCGGAGTATAGTTGTGCGCCAAACGCCACGCCGTGCATGCCGCTACCGTCTCTACTAGCCGCCATCGTACCGCCCACGTGGGTGCCGTGAGCGTCGTTTACGCCCCTTATCCAACTACCGTCCGTATTAAAGGCTTCGCCTTTTTTAAATACGCCGTTATCGTTTTTATCATAGTTTCGCTTGCCGTCTTTTACGGGTTGATTTTTATCTATCGGACCGTTTCCTAACGCGGCATCGGGATATCTCATGCCGTTTTTTCCATAGTTTCCGATTGTTTTTACGATATGAATCCTACCGCCTTGAAACTCCGGGTGGCTCAAAAGTACGCCAGAGTCCATGACGCCGATCTTCGTTCCGCTACCGTTAAAGCCTAGCGCGTAAGCCGTAGAGGCGTTCATGGAGACTAAGCCCCAGTCGCTTTTATACTCCGCACTCTCCCAGCTAGAAGTATTTCCGGAAACGCCGGCCTCGGTGTAAGCATAAGCTCCGCTTGCGGCTAGTAGCAGGCAGGCGAGCGCCGAAAGAGGCAAATTTGAGCCCTTGTTACTGCGTAAATTTGCAAATTTACGCGACGTGTTTGAATGCATTATTTTCCTTTCATTTAAGAGAATTTAAAATATGTTATTATACTTTGCTTTAATTTAAAAATTAATTATAAAAAATAAGAAAATTTGCTGATAACGTATTCAAATTTGATAAATTTTGGTGTAAAACGGCACTCGAATTTTACGTAAATTTAAATTATGTTATAATCGCTTAAATTTAAAATAAAGGTAAAAAATGGGGCTAAAATCTGACGCCTGGATACGCAAAATGTCGCACGAAAAGGCGATGATAGTGCCGTTTGCCGAGGAGCAAGTCGGACGCGGCGTGGTTAGCTACGGAGTGTCCAGCTACGGCTACGATATCCGCGTGGGCGACGAGTTTAAAATCTTTACGAATATCGGCGGCACCGTCGTTGATCCAAAAAATTTCGACGAGAAAAACGTGGTAGATTTTAAAGGCGACGTGTGCATCGTCCCGCCAAATTCATTCGCTCTAGCGCGCACAATCGAGTATTTTAACATGCCAGATAACGTGCTAGCCATCTGCCTGGGCAAAAGCACCTACGCTCGTTGCGGTATCATCGTAAACGTCACGCCTTTTGAGCCTGGATTTAAGGGACACATCACGATCGAGATATCAAATACGACGCCGCTGCCGGCTAAAATTTACGCGAACGAAGGCATCGCGCAGGTGCTATTTATCGAGGGCGACGAGCCGTGCGAAGTGACGTATGCGGATAAAAAGGGCAAATATCAGGCGCAGGAGGGGATAACCCTGCCTAGGATTTTGAAGTAAAAGCAAAAATACCACACCTAAACAAATTTAACGAGCTAAATTTTGAATCAAATTTAAGGCACGGTTTTTGCTCCGGCTGAATAAAATTTAAATAAACGGCGAATCGTTTTCGTCAGACGAGACAAATCTAAAAATTTGCGAAGGAGCGTATATGAAATGCGCGATCGAACGAATTTAGTTTGCGACGTACGGCAAAAACGAGCCGCGAAAGGCAAAAATAAATGTTTAACGGAAAATCCATCCTCATCACCGGCGGCACCGGGTCATTCGGCAAGAAATACACCGAAATTTTACTCTCCAAATTTAAGCCAAAAAGGCTAGTCATCTACTCTCGCGACGAGCTAAAACAGTACGAGATGGCGCAGGTTTTTAAAGACCCGGCGATGCGATTTTTCATCGGCGACGTGCGCGACGAAAAGCGCCTGATGACCGCGATGAACGGCATAGACTACGTCATCCACGCAGCAGCCATGAAGCACGTACCAATCGCAGAATACAACCCGATGGAGTGCATAAAAACCAACATCAACGGCGCGCAAAACGTCATAGACGCGGCGCTTGAGTGCGGCGTGAGCAAGGTTATCGCGCTCTCGACAGACAAGGCGTGCAACCCGGTAAATTTATATGGCGCGACCAAGCTTGCCAGCGATAAACTTTTCGTCGCGGCAAACAACATCGCGGGTAGCAAAAAAACGCGATTTAGCGTCGTTAGATACGGCAACGTCGTGGGCTCGCGCGGCTCAGTAGTGCCGCTGTTTAAAAGGCTGATCGCAGAAGGCGCGAAGGAGCTGCCGATCACGCACGCGGATATGACGCGGTTTTGGATCACGCTTGAGCAAGGCGTAAATTTCGTACTTAAAAATTTCGAGCGCATGAAAGGCGGCGAAATTTTCATCCCAAAAATCCCGTCGATGACGATGATCGAGCTTGCTCGCTCCATGGCGCCGCAACTTGGCGTAAAAATAATCGGCATCCGCCCTGGCGAAAAGATGCACGAAGTAATGGTCGGCAAGGACGACGCGCACCTAACGTACGAGTTTGACGACCACTACGTGATCAGCCCGTCGATCAAATTTACGAGCAAAGACGACGACTTTAGCACAAACGCGCTGGGCGAAAAAGGGCATCTCGTGGAAGAAAATTTCGAGTATAGCTCAGATAAAAATAAAATTTGGCTAGATAAAGATGGGCTTTTGGAGATGATCGAGGCCAGTAAATAGTTTGGCCGAAATTTATAAAATTTGAGCCTAAGCCTTTAAATTTAGAAAAACAAGGCGAAGTATTTTTTTCGCTAGACGAGGCAAATTTAAAATTTGCGAGGGAGCGTATATAAAATACGTGACCGAGAAAATTTTAAATTTAACGACGTATAGCGGAAAAAGACGAGCCGCCAAAAAGACAAGTCGAAAAAGGATAAAAATGATACCTTACAGCAGACAACAAATCACCGACTCCGACATCGCCGTCGTCGTGAGCGCCCTAAAAGACGATATCCTAACGGGCGGCGACAAGGTTGGCGAATTTGAGCAGGCGATCGCAAAATACGTCGGCGTAAAGCACGTCGTAGCGATGAACTCGGCGACGAGCGCACTTCACGTCGCGTATCTGGCGCTAGGCGTGAGAGAGGGCGACGAGGTCGTAACGACGCCCATCACGTTTGCAGCAACGGCAAATGCGGCATTGATGGCTGGAGCGGAGGTTAAATTTGCGCCCGTTAAATTTGACGGAAACATCGACGAAAACGCGCTAGCAAGCCTAATCACGCCTAAAACCAAAGTCGTAACGGCGGTTGATTTCGGCGGCAATCCCGTAAATTTAGACGCTATCTTAAAACTAGCCAAGGAGCGCGGTATAAAGGTACTTGACGACGCATCGCACGCGCTGGGCAGCTCGCAAGGCGGCGTAAAAGTCGGCGCAAAAGCGGACGTTAGTATTTTTAGCTTTCACCCCGTTAAGCCACTAACGACCTTTGAGGGCGGCGCGCTAGCGACAAACGACGACGAGATCGCACGCCTAGCACGCCTCTACCGCTCGCACGGCATAGCTAAAAAACGCCTCTGGGATAGCGACCAGAGCTTGCTTGGCTACAACTACCGCCTACCCGACGTCGCCTGCGCACTAGGGCTAAATCAGCTAAAAAGGCTAGACGAAACCATCGCGGCGCGCGAGAAAATCGCCAAATTTTACGACGAAAAATTTGAGAAAAACCCGTATTTTAGCACCGTTAAGCTACCTAGCGACGTCGTTAGCTCGCGCCACCTATACCCTATCTTGCTCTTTCGCCAGTTTTGGTGCGCCAAAGAGGACATATTTGCCGCCCTTCACGAGCGCGGTATCGGCGTACAGGTGCACTATAAGCCGACTTATAAATTTAGCTTTTACCGCGAGCGCTACGGCGATATCTCGGTGCCTAGCGCCGAGGATTTTTACGCGGCAGAGCTTAGCATCCCGTGCCATCAGTGCATGAGTTTAGAGGACGCAAATTTCGTCGCGGACGCGCTTTTTGAGGTTTTAAAGAGCTTTGATACGCCGCAAGGCTGTAGGGTTTAGGGCGGTAAATTTGATGAGAGATAATCAAAACCGCGCCCTTTGCGTCATCCCGGCTCGCGGCGGCAGCAAGCGCATACCGCGCAAAAACGTTAAAGATTTTCTAGGCAAGCCGCTGATAGCCTACAGCATTGAAGCGGCGCTAAATTCGGGCGTTTTCGAGCGCGTCATAGTGAGCACCGACGATGCTGAGATAGCGTACGTCGCCGTCAAATTTGGCGCGCAAGTTCCGTTTATGAGGGACGCTGCGCTGAGCGACGACTACGCCACGAGCAGCGACGCCGTAGCGGACGCGGCGAGAAGGCTAGGCGGCGGATACTCTCATGTCTGTTGCCTTTACGCGACCGCGCCCCTCATCACGGGAGAAATTTTACGCGAGGCATACGGCAAATTTGAGGAAGCGGAGTGCGAGTTTTTATTTTCCTCGACCGAGTTTAGCTTCCCTATCCAGCGCGCGATTAGGCTTGGCGATGACGGCGCCGTAAATATGTTTTACCCGCAGTTTGCGCTCACTCGCTCGCAGGATTTAGAGCGAGCCTATCACGACGCAGGCGCGTTTTATTTCGGCACGCGTGAGGCGTGGCTAGAGAAAAAACCGATCTTTGCGGCGCATTCTAGGGCGTTTTTGCTGCCGCGAAATTTGGTCTGCGACATCGACACGCCCGAGGATTTCGAGTTTGCGCAGAAGCTTTACGAGATAAATTACCGCTGAGGAAAAATGCAAAAAGATTACATAAAAGCCAAAATATCGGTAACTAGAACGCTCATGCAGATCTTTGCGGTTGCGGGGATCTTGCACATCTTTTATCTGGCGGCCAGCTATCGCGGGCTAAACGAGGTTCAGATCCTGTTTTTCGCCGCGGCCGGTGCCGTTTACCTCATCGCTGCCGTATGTTTGACGCTTAGGATTTTAAATTTAGCGGAAAAACTCGATGAATTTTGACAAAATCTCAAACCTAAAAACCCTCATCCGCGCCGATAGTGGCTCGAAAATCGGGCACGGACACGTTAGACGCGACCTTATCTTGGCGCAAAATTTTAAAGACGTTAGCTTTGCTTGTATTGATCTGCCGGGTAGCCTAGCGAGCGAGATACCCTACCCCGTTTTTACGCTAAAAAGCGCGGATGTAAATGAGCTGGTAAATTTGATAAAAGAGCATAAATTTGAGCTTCTGGTGATCGATCATTACGGCATTAGCGCGGCGGACGAAAAGCTAATCAAAGAGCAAACGAGCGTCCAAATTTTAAGCTTTGACGACAACTATAAAGAGCATTTTTGCGACTACTTGCTAAACGTAAATATCTACGCCCAGCCCCAAAAATACGCAAATCTAGTGCCGAAAGGCTGCGAGCTAATATTTTCGCCGCTAGTTAGGAGCGAGTTTTATGGCGAAGCAAAAATCAAACGCGAGAAAAAATTTAATTACCTCATCGTGCTAGGTGGCACTGACGCGCTAAATTTAACGGCTAAAATCGCCTCAAATTTGCTCGCTAAAAACAAAAAAGTGGCCGTCATTACGACGAGCGCGAACGTAAATTTATCAAATTTGCAAATTTTAGCGGATAGCGAGCCAAATTTTAGCCTTTTTATAAACCCAAACGAGGTGGCGCGACTGATGAACGAGAGCGAAATTTTAGTGATTTCAGCTAGCTCGCTCGTAAACGAAGCGCTGGTTTTGGGCGCTAAATTTAAAGC encodes the following:
- the pseB gene encoding UDP-N-acetylglucosamine 4,6-dehydratase (inverting) is translated as MFNGKSILITGGTGSFGKKYTEILLSKFKPKRLVIYSRDELKQYEMAQVFKDPAMRFFIGDVRDEKRLMTAMNGIDYVIHAAAMKHVPIAEYNPMECIKTNINGAQNVIDAALECGVSKVIALSTDKACNPVNLYGATKLASDKLFVAANNIAGSKKTRFSVVRYGNVVGSRGSVVPLFKRLIAEGAKELPITHADMTRFWITLEQGVNFVLKNFERMKGGEIFIPKIPSMTMIELARSMAPQLGVKIIGIRPGEKMHEVMVGKDDAHLTYEFDDHYVISPSIKFTSKDDDFSTNALGEKGHLVEENFEYSSDKNKIWLDKDGLLEMIEASK
- the pseC gene encoding UDP-4-amino-4,6-dideoxy-N-acetyl-beta-L-altrosamine transaminase; this translates as MIPYSRQQITDSDIAVVVSALKDDILTGGDKVGEFEQAIAKYVGVKHVVAMNSATSALHVAYLALGVREGDEVVTTPITFAATANAALMAGAEVKFAPVKFDGNIDENALASLITPKTKVVTAVDFGGNPVNLDAILKLAKERGIKVLDDASHALGSSQGGVKVGAKADVSIFSFHPVKPLTTFEGGALATNDDEIARLARLYRSHGIAKKRLWDSDQSLLGYNYRLPDVACALGLNQLKRLDETIAAREKIAKFYDEKFEKNPYFSTVKLPSDVVSSRHLYPILLFRQFWCAKEDIFAALHERGIGVQVHYKPTYKFSFYRERYGDISVPSAEDFYAAELSIPCHQCMSLEDANFVADALFEVLKSFDTPQGCRV
- a CDS encoding SEL1-like repeat protein: MKRVFVLLVILFSVGFSKDLTELGNEAYYKGDYQKAAELYQKVCDSGEAGGCFNLGILYEDGQGVKQNYQKAAQLYQKVCDSGEAGGCFNLGVLYQKGQGVKQDYQKAAQLYQKVCEGGELRGCFNLGILYKNGQGVKQDYQKAAQLYQKVCEGGELRGCFNLGILYKNGQGVKQDYQKAAQLYQKVCEGGELRGCFNLGILYKNGQGVKQNYQKAAELYQKACDGGEALGCASLGVLYEYGQGVRQNFPTAKEYYGKACDLGLQLGCDNYRELNEKGY
- a CDS encoding S8 family serine peptidase, translating into MHSNTSRKFANLRSNKGSNLPLSALACLLLAASGAYAYTEAGVSGNTSSWESAEYKSDWGLVSMNASTAYALGFNGSGTKIGVMDSGVLLSHPEFQGGRIHIVKTIGNYGKNGMRYPDAALGNGPIDKNQPVKDGKRNYDKNDNGVFKKGEAFNTDGSWIRGVNDAHGTHVGGTMAASRDGSGMHGVAFGAQLYSANTGGNDNMTYGPNQDYNYFLKGYTALADAGAKVINNSWGSNRRVNSSFAGALGYKPTYGWRAVPEYDVEFYDVTVANQTTAAKDHINLKDMNEAKKAYYQFVTSGEKSFLDAAYEVAVKRGVIQVFTAGNRSLMAESFTRAALPYFRPDAEDYWINVTGQTGADGYPNDSNEYIRGHKASSDIQEFNLAGHSKWWTIAGPAEEIYSAYVELTDNATYGKAIYKSSGGTSMAAPHVSGALGVIMQRYPYMSMPQIRETMLTTARQRTLRAGHGAGGMLERWGSDGEGVPSNVWGWGILDLGKAMFGPGQFLGNFDVTMNQNDIWTNNISDVAIKFRKTEDDSDAAAWAARKAALNAKSNLSAEEKAEMTFEAAREQARAARAAEGYEGSLTKRGDGALTLAGDNSFTGAVNIYGGKISALNQSISSSRSINVHKGGEFEVLNALTYQTPSAGGFVSTTKASDATQVNAVINAGGAFVVNDGAHNLNLTFKEGSLLKAAMLSNAELANLAANPTLKKTVSASGNFAGVNLANVEDSYAFFKTTKETVSGSNLALSLQKGKSMEEVASTSAEKSFARLVEANPSSAIYSSMLGATHSVAAAYFGAFSNDLDFKAQNNSAVDSFVLANSVKNKNGAKRADIDTGVELWLLSSASRVTSDNNAGGRLGTNAFTNLVGVDFLVGDSSKAGVFVGLGKTNHKLGDSKAVKSKDAHAGIYGDIGLDPIKISLGAIYSKFDQEKRVVNSYTPLAYEYKDADASAISAFTQVAYTGLSYENGFSLEPYAGLTYIRFKNDDVANSLVQIRNEDRDLQVASVGVKPSIAFTMDGVGLVAKADVAYNRFLGDKTPSAHMNVTGLGATKLEGEKLKDLATTELGIEAAFTRNFRVGLSYVGAYGSNVKSNGVNAKFSWAF
- the pseF gene encoding pseudaminic acid cytidylyltransferase, which translates into the protein MRDNQNRALCVIPARGGSKRIPRKNVKDFLGKPLIAYSIEAALNSGVFERVIVSTDDAEIAYVAVKFGAQVPFMRDAALSDDYATSSDAVADAARRLGGGYSHVCCLYATAPLITGEILREAYGKFEEAECEFLFSSTEFSFPIQRAIRLGDDGAVNMFYPQFALTRSQDLERAYHDAGAFYFGTREAWLEKKPIFAAHSRAFLLPRNLVCDIDTPEDFEFAQKLYEINYR
- the pseG gene encoding UDP-2,4-diacetamido-2,4,6-trideoxy-beta-L-altropyranose hydrolase, with translation MNFDKISNLKTLIRADSGSKIGHGHVRRDLILAQNFKDVSFACIDLPGSLASEIPYPVFTLKSADVNELVNLIKEHKFELLVIDHYGISAADEKLIKEQTSVQILSFDDNYKEHFCDYLLNVNIYAQPQKYANLVPKGCELIFSPLVRSEFYGEAKIKREKKFNYLIVLGGTDALNLTAKIASNLLAKNKKVAVITTSANVNLSNLQILADSEPNFSLFINPNEVARLMNESEILVISASSLVNEALVLGAKFKAVRVADNQNEMAQWLAANGREIYEADEICLSL
- the dcd gene encoding dCTP deaminase produces the protein MGLKSDAWIRKMSHEKAMIVPFAEEQVGRGVVSYGVSSYGYDIRVGDEFKIFTNIGGTVVDPKNFDEKNVVDFKGDVCIVPPNSFALARTIEYFNMPDNVLAICLGKSTYARCGIIVNVTPFEPGFKGHITIEISNTTPLPAKIYANEGIAQVLFIEGDEPCEVTYADKKGKYQAQEGITLPRILK